A single genomic interval of Devosia oryziradicis harbors:
- a CDS encoding sugar ABC transporter ATP-binding protein, with amino-acid sequence MTDPILTLSGISKSFPGVRALHDVSLELYAGEVTALIGENGAGKSTLVKTLTGIYQPDAGEIRVGGQRVTLPTAHSASALGITAIHQETVLFDEMTVAENIYLGHAPRGRFGLIDWRTMRAEAQETLDSMAAGIDAGIKLRELGIAKKHLVAVARALSIDAQVVIMDEPTAALSQKEIEDLYVLIELLKQDGKAILFISHKFDEIYRIADRFTVFRDGEQVGKGFIRDTSQGQIVQMMVGRAVDQIFPERTAVIGQTVLEAKGLSHPTEFEDISFFVREGEILGFYGLVGAGRSEVMQAVFGLTRTSAGTLSLDGAAIAPRSPADAVDAGIVYVPEERGKQGVITGEPIFKNVSLPSLGKTSKSGFLRMAEEFALARTYTERLDLRASSLSQNVSTLSGGNQQKVVIAKWLATLPKVIILDEPTKGIDIGSKAAVHGFMAELVAQGLSVIMVSSELPEVLGMSDRIVVMREGRVIDTLDNKGLKPETLVRLAAGIAEEQAA; translated from the coding sequence ATGACCGACCCCATCCTCACGCTGTCAGGCATATCCAAGAGCTTTCCCGGCGTGCGGGCGCTGCATGATGTGTCGCTGGAGCTTTATGCCGGTGAGGTCACCGCGCTGATCGGCGAAAATGGGGCCGGTAAGTCGACCTTGGTCAAGACCCTGACCGGCATCTACCAGCCTGACGCCGGCGAAATCCGCGTCGGTGGACAACGCGTCACCCTGCCAACTGCCCATTCTGCTTCGGCCCTGGGCATCACGGCCATCCATCAGGAAACCGTGCTGTTCGACGAGATGACGGTCGCCGAAAACATCTATCTGGGCCACGCGCCGCGCGGCCGTTTCGGATTGATCGATTGGCGCACCATGCGCGCCGAAGCGCAGGAAACGCTGGATTCCATGGCCGCAGGTATCGATGCCGGCATCAAGCTTAGGGAACTCGGCATTGCCAAGAAGCACCTGGTGGCCGTGGCGCGGGCGCTCAGTATCGACGCGCAGGTCGTCATCATGGATGAGCCCACTGCCGCGCTGAGCCAGAAGGAGATTGAGGACCTCTATGTCCTGATCGAACTGCTCAAGCAGGACGGCAAGGCGATCCTGTTCATCTCGCACAAATTCGACGAAATCTACCGCATCGCCGACCGCTTCACCGTGTTCCGCGATGGCGAGCAGGTGGGCAAGGGCTTCATCAGGGACACCAGCCAGGGCCAGATCGTCCAGATGATGGTCGGACGCGCCGTCGACCAGATCTTCCCCGAACGCACTGCTGTCATCGGGCAGACGGTGCTGGAGGCCAAGGGCCTCAGCCACCCCACCGAGTTCGAGGACATTTCCTTCTTCGTCCGCGAGGGCGAAATCCTTGGCTTCTACGGGTTGGTCGGGGCGGGGCGCTCCGAAGTGATGCAGGCCGTCTTCGGCCTGACCCGGACTTCAGCGGGCACGTTGAGCCTCGACGGCGCCGCCATTGCACCCAGGTCCCCGGCCGATGCCGTCGATGCCGGCATCGTCTATGTGCCTGAGGAGCGCGGCAAGCAGGGCGTCATTACCGGCGAGCCCATCTTCAAGAATGTCTCGTTGCCCTCGCTGGGCAAGACCAGCAAGAGCGGCTTCCTGCGCATGGCAGAGGAGTTTGCACTGGCGCGCACCTACACCGAGCGGCTGGACCTGCGCGCCTCCTCGCTCAGCCAGAACGTCTCGACTCTCTCGGGCGGCAACCAGCAGAAGGTGGTGATCGCCAAGTGGCTGGCCACGCTGCCCAAGGTCATCATTCTGGACGAACCCACCAAAGGCATCGACATCGGCTCGAAAGCCGCAGTGCATGGCTTCATGGCCGAGCTGGTGGCGCAGGGCCTCAGCGTCATCATGGTGTCGTCCGAACTGCCCGAAGTGCTGGGCATGAGCGACCGCATCGTCGTCATGCGCGAGGGCAGGGTCATCGACACGCTCGACAACAAGGGCCTAAAGCCGGAAACGCTGGTGCGGCTGGCTGCCGGCATTGCCGAGGAGCAGGCAGCATGA
- a CDS encoding ABC transporter permease: protein MSRLLKHREVFLFLAILLVLVLVTARFPRFAQPGNLLTIFNDTSILMMLALGQMAVILTRSIDLSMAANLALTGMIVAMTNAAFPGVPVPLLMAMCVVVGAGLGAFNGVLVWKLNIPPIVVTLGTLTIYRGLVFVISGGAWVNAAQMSPDFINLQRAVFLGLPLLSWFAIVTALLFWVVMTRTPLGRSLYAIGVNPTASVYTGINVGRTKFYAFVISGAVAGLCGYLWISRYVIASVEVAGGYELTIIAACVIGGVSIAGGIGSVAGVLLGAIFLGVINNALPVINISPFWQMAISGTAILLAVVLNARGERRQGRVILKKAEAV, encoded by the coding sequence ATGAGCCGTCTCCTCAAGCATCGCGAAGTCTTCCTCTTTCTGGCGATCCTGCTCGTTCTCGTGCTGGTGACGGCGCGCTTCCCGCGCTTCGCCCAGCCGGGCAACCTGCTGACCATCTTCAACGACACCTCCATCCTGATGATGCTGGCGCTGGGCCAGATGGCCGTCATTCTGACGCGCTCCATCGATCTCTCCATGGCCGCCAACCTGGCCCTGACGGGCATGATCGTCGCCATGACCAATGCGGCCTTTCCTGGCGTGCCGGTGCCCTTGCTGATGGCCATGTGCGTTGTGGTTGGGGCAGGCCTCGGCGCCTTCAACGGCGTCCTGGTGTGGAAGCTCAATATTCCGCCCATCGTGGTGACCCTGGGCACGCTCACTATCTACCGCGGTCTCGTCTTCGTCATTTCCGGCGGCGCTTGGGTCAACGCGGCGCAGATGAGCCCCGATTTCATCAACCTGCAGCGCGCCGTGTTCCTCGGTCTGCCGCTGCTGAGCTGGTTCGCGATCGTAACCGCGCTGCTGTTCTGGGTGGTGATGACGCGCACCCCACTGGGACGCTCGCTCTACGCCATCGGCGTCAACCCGACGGCCTCGGTCTATACCGGCATCAATGTGGGCCGCACCAAGTTCTACGCCTTCGTCATTTCGGGCGCGGTCGCGGGCCTTTGCGGCTACCTCTGGATTTCCCGCTACGTCATCGCCTCGGTGGAAGTCGCCGGTGGCTATGAGCTCACCATCATCGCCGCCTGCGTCATCGGCGGCGTCTCGATCGCCGGCGGCATCGGCAGCGTCGCCGGCGTCTTGCTCGGCGCCATCTTCCTGGGCGTCATCAACAACGCCCTGCCGGTCATCAACATCTCGCCCTTCTGGCAGATGGCCATCTCCGGTACGGCCATCCTGCTGGCTGTCGTCCTCAACGCGCGCGGCGAACGCCGTCAGGGCCGGGTTATTTTAAAGAAGGCGGAGGCGGTGTGA
- a CDS encoding aromatic amino acid lyase encodes MNDLTMTMRGAPITLSGKPLSFADIARIGARKARLVADADALVRVAQARGVVEDAIAHHQPVYGSTTGVGAMKDIEWTDDQLDAFNMGLVRAHHFGTGDAFSSEIVRIAMAIRVNMALTGRVGCTTDLVDAYLALLSADVVPVVRRTGSIGCADIGLMGQIGAVLTGAGEAMFDGRRQPAGDALAAAGLKAFRLAPRDSLASISTNAVGYAAAANAIRDAAGAVRVMLATGLTTAGALGASRDPWKAVAHVGTEREAGIGAWLYFNAKGWDWPNATHIQDPLSLRMMSQVFATGFETLVAAGKILLAATGRTDDNPVVAGGQVLTSGGSLPLDVTVFLQTAQLGLAHIARNSFNRCVLLGNGGRRDLPVNLVKPGAIATGFGPIIKLAGELFARVLTMTNPISANSMVVADGLEDEAAFLPLVVERLERQVLALRRLAALEAMLAAQAMDISGDTPGNVPAIIYRLVRQHADTYWQDRPLSAEVEAVEQALAADALMNELISHSTIMELDEFFALGPVA; translated from the coding sequence ATGAACGATCTGACCATGACCATGCGTGGCGCGCCCATCACCCTCAGCGGCAAGCCGCTGAGCTTCGCCGACATCGCCCGCATCGGCGCGCGCAAGGCGCGTCTGGTCGCCGATGCCGATGCATTGGTGCGCGTGGCCCAGGCGCGCGGTGTGGTCGAGGACGCCATCGCCCATCACCAGCCGGTCTACGGCTCGACCACCGGCGTTGGCGCCATGAAGGACATCGAATGGACCGATGACCAGCTCGATGCCTTCAATATGGGCCTGGTGCGGGCGCATCATTTCGGTACGGGCGACGCTTTTTCCAGCGAGATCGTGCGCATTGCCATGGCCATCCGGGTCAACATGGCGCTGACCGGTCGCGTCGGCTGCACCACCGATCTGGTGGATGCCTACCTTGCGCTGCTCTCGGCCGACGTCGTGCCCGTCGTGCGCCGCACGGGCTCCATCGGCTGCGCCGATATCGGCCTGATGGGGCAGATCGGCGCCGTATTGACCGGGGCAGGGGAGGCCATGTTCGATGGCCGACGCCAACCGGCCGGCGATGCCCTGGCCGCCGCCGGGCTCAAGGCATTCCGCCTGGCTCCGCGCGACAGCCTGGCCTCGATTTCGACCAATGCGGTGGGTTACGCCGCCGCCGCCAATGCAATCCGCGACGCCGCTGGCGCGGTCAGGGTCATGCTGGCGACCGGCCTCACCACGGCAGGCGCCCTGGGCGCGTCGCGCGATCCGTGGAAGGCCGTAGCCCATGTCGGCACCGAACGCGAAGCAGGGATCGGCGCCTGGCTCTATTTCAACGCCAAGGGTTGGGACTGGCCCAACGCCACCCATATCCAGGATCCGCTCAGCCTGCGCATGATGAGCCAGGTCTTTGCCACCGGTTTCGAAACCCTGGTCGCGGCGGGAAAAATCCTGCTGGCCGCCACCGGGCGGACCGATGACAATCCCGTCGTTGCCGGCGGGCAGGTGCTGACCTCGGGCGGTTCGCTGCCGCTCGATGTCACGGTGTTCTTGCAGACCGCGCAACTGGGGCTGGCCCACATCGCGCGAAATTCGTTCAACCGTTGCGTCCTTCTGGGCAACGGGGGCCGCCGCGACCTGCCGGTCAACCTGGTCAAGCCCGGCGCCATCGCCACCGGCTTCGGGCCGATCATCAAGCTGGCCGGCGAGCTTTTCGCCCGCGTATTGACCATGACCAATCCCATCTCGGCCAATTCCATGGTCGTGGCGGATGGCCTCGAGGACGAGGCCGCCTTCCTGCCCCTGGTCGTGGAGCGGCTGGAGCGCCAGGTGCTTGCCCTGCGGCGCCTGGCGGCCCTCGAAGCCATGCTGGCCGCGCAGGCCATGGATATATCGGGCGATACGCCGGGCAATGTCCCGGCCATCATCTACCGGCTGGTACGCCAGCATGCTGACACATACTGGCAGGACCGCCCGCTATCGGCCGAGGTGGAAGCCGTCGAACAGGCACTGGCCGCCGATGCACTTATGAACGAACTAATTTCTCACTCGACGATTATGGAGTTGGACGAGTTTTTCGCGCTGGGCCCGGTCGCCTAG
- a CDS encoding ABC transporter permease yields MSIADTTTSADRPGWLALDKLGVLIALIAAAGAALPFALFRANRIVLGEPRSLLDALPGFASGLMIGVLVVGFVTALLRFPVVAKLVSGFLVLAVLFVSVGWAGFYLTPEGDTFARVSPGAGFWLLVFAFALLVTDALTRLHLAPLIRIGILLAVGIAAGILLWSGNWNDLSILKEYATRAPAFWAEARTHLALAFGSVAIATVVGVPLGIVCYKVRPLRAAVLNVLNIVQTIPSIALFGLLIAPLAWVAANVPGASAIGISGIGAAPAMVALFAYSLLPIVSNTVVGLQSVSPAAVDAARGMGMTGTQRLAQVELPLAFPVILTGIRIVLVQNIGLATIAALIGGGGFGVFVFQGIGQTAMDLVLLGAVPTVALAFAAAVVLDALVEMTSRGGRSP; encoded by the coding sequence ATGAGCATCGCCGATACGACGACCTCGGCAGACCGTCCCGGCTGGCTCGCCCTCGACAAGCTCGGCGTGTTGATCGCACTTATCGCTGCCGCGGGGGCCGCGCTGCCCTTTGCCTTGTTCCGCGCCAATCGCATCGTGCTGGGAGAGCCTCGCTCGCTGCTCGACGCACTCCCCGGCTTCGCCTCCGGCCTCATGATCGGCGTGCTAGTGGTAGGCTTCGTCACCGCGCTGCTGCGCTTCCCGGTCGTGGCAAAGCTCGTTTCCGGCTTCCTGGTGCTGGCAGTGCTCTTCGTTTCCGTCGGCTGGGCCGGCTTCTATCTCACCCCCGAGGGCGATACCTTTGCCCGCGTCTCCCCCGGAGCTGGGTTTTGGCTGCTGGTCTTCGCCTTTGCCCTCCTGGTGACCGATGCCCTGACCCGCCTGCATCTGGCGCCGCTGATCCGCATCGGTATCCTGCTCGCCGTCGGCATTGCCGCCGGTATCCTGCTGTGGAGCGGCAACTGGAACGACCTTTCGATCCTCAAGGAATATGCCACCCGCGCGCCCGCCTTCTGGGCCGAAGCGCGCACCCATCTGGCATTGGCCTTCGGCTCGGTGGCGATCGCCACCGTCGTCGGCGTGCCCCTGGGCATCGTGTGCTACAAGGTAAGGCCATTGCGCGCCGCCGTCCTGAACGTGCTCAATATCGTCCAGACCATCCCCTCCATCGCGCTGTTCGGCCTCCTCATAGCTCCTCTCGCCTGGGTCGCGGCCAACGTGCCGGGCGCTTCGGCCATCGGTATTTCGGGGATCGGCGCGGCACCGGCCATGGTCGCCCTCTTTGCCTATTCGCTGCTGCCGATCGTGTCCAACACGGTCGTGGGTCTCCAAAGCGTTTCGCCCGCGGCAGTGGACGCCGCCAGGGGCATGGGCATGACCGGCACGCAGCGGCTGGCTCAGGTTGAACTGCCGCTGGCCTTTCCCGTCATCCTCACCGGCATCCGCATCGTCCTGGTGCAGAATATCGGCCTCGCCACCATTGCCGCGCTGATCGGCGGCGGTGGCTTTGGTGTCTTCGTGTTCCAGGGCATCGGCCAGACGGCCATGGACCTGGTGCTGCTGGGCGCGGTCCCGACCGTGGCCCTGGCCTTTGCTGCCGCCGTGGTGCTCGATGCCTTGGTGGAGATGACTTCGCGCGGGGGGCGCAGCCCATGA
- a CDS encoding ABC transporter ATP-binding protein yields MIEIDDITKTYNGTAVVDRVTLTIEPRTICVIVGTSGSGKTTLMRMINKLVEPTSGHIRIDGEDIAGIPAYELRRRIGYAIQGHGLFPHRSVGQNIATVPKLLGWDKAKIAARVDELLSLFQLDPGQFRDRLPHELSGGQQQRVGVARALAASPNILLMDEPYGALDPVIRAKAQEDLLAIQCKMGTTIVLVTHDMEEAIHLGDKIAVMDKGKLLQFAKPAEIIANPATPFVAELIGSSERPFRLLSLAKVADHIEAGEVSGEPIEASASLRDAYAELLWSGRPALPVRRDGQIIGQVTLDALSRLAARPQ; encoded by the coding sequence ATGATCGAGATCGACGACATCACCAAGACTTACAACGGCACGGCCGTAGTCGATCGCGTGACCCTGACCATCGAACCCCGCACGATCTGCGTGATTGTCGGCACGTCGGGCTCGGGCAAGACCACGCTGATGCGCATGATCAACAAGCTGGTGGAGCCGACTTCGGGCCATATCCGCATCGACGGCGAGGACATTGCGGGCATCCCTGCCTATGAGCTGCGCCGCCGCATCGGCTATGCCATTCAGGGCCACGGCCTGTTTCCCCATCGCAGCGTCGGGCAGAATATCGCAACGGTGCCCAAGCTGCTCGGCTGGGACAAGGCCAAAATCGCCGCCCGCGTCGACGAACTGCTGAGCCTGTTCCAGCTCGATCCGGGCCAGTTCCGTGATCGACTGCCACATGAGCTCTCGGGCGGCCAGCAGCAGCGCGTCGGTGTGGCGCGCGCCCTGGCGGCATCGCCAAATATCCTGCTGATGGACGAGCCCTATGGCGCGCTCGATCCGGTGATCCGCGCCAAGGCGCAGGAGGACCTGCTGGCCATCCAGTGCAAGATGGGCACGACGATCGTGCTGGTGACCCACGACATGGAAGAGGCCATTCACCTGGGCGACAAGATCGCCGTGATGGACAAGGGCAAGCTGCTGCAATTTGCCAAGCCGGCCGAGATCATCGCCAATCCGGCGACGCCCTTCGTGGCTGAACTGATCGGCAGCAGCGAGCGCCCGTTCCGGCTCTTGTCGCTGGCCAAGGTCGCTGATCACATTGAAGCTGGTGAGGTGTCCGGCGAGCCTATCGAAGCCAGCGCCTCGCTGCGCGATGCCTACGCCGAACTGCTCTGGTCGGGCCGGCCGGCGCTTCCGGTGCGGCGCGATGGCCAGATCATCGGCCAGGTGACGCTCGACGCCCTCAGCCGGCTGGCGGCGCGACCGCAATGA
- the rhaS gene encoding rhamnose ABC transporter substrate-binding protein, producing MKFLKLLAATTAVAALLASPAFAQTRIALVVKSLGNGFFDAANKGAQEAAAELGDVEVIYTGPTAATAEAQIEVINSLIAQQVDAIAISANDPDALVPALQKAMERGIKVISWDSGVAPEGRQLHLNPSETALIGETIIKLAADYLPDGGDVAILSASSTATNQNAWIEAAKAVLPEKFPNINLVSVVYGDDDSVKSTDEAKGLIASYPDLKAIIAPTTVGVVAAAQVVTDQNLIGKINVTGLALPSEFKQFIDNGASQAVALWNPIDLGYAAVMLANDLVKGGEAKPGAVLSMGRMGELTLDDTNSGAMAAPFTFDKSNIEEFSKIY from the coding sequence ATGAAATTCTTGAAGCTCCTGGCGGCCACCACCGCCGTCGCAGCCCTGCTGGCCAGCCCGGCCTTTGCCCAGACCCGCATCGCGCTGGTCGTCAAGTCGCTCGGCAACGGCTTCTTTGATGCCGCCAACAAGGGCGCCCAGGAAGCCGCCGCCGAACTGGGTGACGTTGAAGTCATCTATACCGGCCCGACCGCTGCCACCGCAGAGGCCCAGATCGAAGTCATCAACTCGCTGATCGCCCAGCAGGTCGACGCCATCGCCATCTCGGCCAACGATCCGGACGCTCTCGTCCCGGCCCTGCAGAAGGCCATGGAACGCGGCATCAAAGTGATCAGCTGGGATTCGGGCGTTGCCCCTGAAGGCCGCCAGCTCCACCTGAACCCGTCGGAAACTGCCCTGATCGGCGAAACCATCATCAAGCTTGCTGCCGACTACCTGCCCGATGGTGGCGACGTCGCCATCCTTTCGGCCTCCTCGACCGCGACCAACCAGAATGCCTGGATCGAAGCCGCCAAGGCCGTGCTGCCCGAGAAGTTCCCCAATATCAACCTCGTCTCGGTCGTCTATGGCGACGACGACTCGGTGAAGTCGACCGACGAAGCCAAGGGCCTGATCGCCTCTTATCCCGACCTCAAGGCCATCATTGCGCCGACCACCGTCGGCGTCGTGGCTGCTGCCCAGGTCGTCACCGACCAGAACCTGATCGGCAAGATCAACGTGACCGGTCTGGCCCTGCCGTCCGAGTTCAAGCAGTTCATCGACAATGGCGCTTCGCAGGCCGTGGCTTTGTGGAACCCGATCGACCTGGGTTACGCCGCCGTCATGCTGGCCAATGACCTGGTCAAGGGCGGCGAAGCCAAGCCGGGTGCCGTGCTGTCGATGGGCCGCATGGGTGAACTGACCCTCGACGACACCAACTCGGGCGCCATGGCCGCCCCCTTCACCTTCGACAAGTCCAACATCGAAGAATTCTCGAAGATCTACTGA
- the osmF gene encoding glycine betaine ABC transporter substrate-binding protein OsmF, whose amino-acid sequence MRLTSTLLTAVAALAITMTAASAQVVVSSKIDTEGGVLGNIIKQVLEANDIPVEDRIQLGGTPIVREAITAGEIDIYPEYTGNAAFFFEKADDPLWNNAESAYAEAAKLDFDANKIVWLTPSPANNTWAVAIRNDVAEANKLNTFTEFGAWVAGGGEVKLAASAEFVNSPAALPKFQEVYGFTLKPDQLVTLSGGDTAATIAAAAQQTNGVNAAMVYGTDGGIAPSGLKVLEDDKGVQPVYQPAPIIREEVLAEYPQIEELLKPVFEGLTLEVLQDLNGRVQVGGEAAAAVATDYLTKGGFLK is encoded by the coding sequence ATGCGCCTCACTTCCACGCTGCTGACTGCCGTTGCGGCACTCGCCATCACCATGACCGCGGCGAGCGCCCAGGTCGTCGTCTCCTCCAAGATCGACACCGAAGGCGGTGTGCTGGGCAACATCATCAAGCAGGTGCTCGAAGCCAACGACATCCCGGTCGAAGACCGCATCCAGCTCGGTGGCACGCCCATCGTGCGCGAGGCCATCACCGCTGGCGAAATCGACATCTACCCCGAATATACCGGCAATGCGGCCTTCTTCTTCGAAAAGGCGGACGACCCGCTGTGGAACAATGCTGAATCGGCCTACGCCGAAGCCGCCAAGCTCGACTTCGATGCCAACAAGATCGTCTGGCTGACCCCGTCCCCGGCCAACAACACCTGGGCCGTCGCCATCCGCAACGATGTGGCCGAGGCCAACAAGCTCAATACCTTCACCGAATTCGGTGCCTGGGTTGCCGGCGGGGGCGAGGTGAAGCTGGCGGCTTCCGCCGAGTTCGTGAACTCGCCGGCGGCCTTGCCCAAGTTCCAGGAAGTCTATGGCTTCACCCTCAAGCCAGACCAGCTCGTGACTCTGAGCGGCGGTGACACGGCCGCGACGATCGCTGCTGCTGCCCAGCAGACCAACGGCGTTAACGCCGCCATGGTCTATGGCACCGATGGCGGCATCGCGCCTTCGGGCCTCAAGGTGCTCGAAGACGACAAGGGCGTGCAGCCGGTCTATCAGCCCGCCCCGATCATCCGCGAGGAAGTGCTGGCCGAATACCCGCAGATCGAAGAGCTGCTCAAGCCGGTGTTTGAAGGCCTGACCCTCGAAGTGCTGCAGGACCTCAATGGCCGCGTCCAGGTCGGCGGCGAAGCTGCAGCCGCCGTGGCAACCGACTACCTGACCAAGGGCGGCTTTTTGAAGTAA
- a CDS encoding DeoR/GlpR family DNA-binding transcription regulator, translating to MHETERQRVIIAAVQTRPVVTVAELCEITGSSEATIRRDISALHVQGKLRRVRGGAEALTPPEQGGLMGRPFSVNETINIAQKRAIARAAAELCKDGEPIIINGGTTTYQMVHYLTGRRLSVFTNSFGIAEFLIHNSRNSVVIPGGTVYREQNVILSPFGGVVASHFYAKRMFIGCQGIGAHGLMEADPMVVQSEMGLIGQADELIVLADSSKFSGRSSLILCGLDRISAVITDSGIRDEDRQMLETAGVRLIVAETSALGDRQATVA from the coding sequence TTGCACGAAACAGAGCGTCAGAGAGTGATCATTGCCGCCGTCCAGACCCGGCCGGTCGTGACGGTGGCCGAGCTTTGTGAGATCACCGGCTCGTCGGAAGCCACTATTCGTCGGGACATTTCGGCGCTGCACGTCCAGGGGAAGCTGCGCCGGGTGCGCGGTGGCGCCGAGGCGCTCACGCCGCCGGAGCAGGGCGGGCTGATGGGGCGCCCGTTTTCCGTCAACGAAACGATCAACATCGCGCAGAAACGGGCAATCGCCCGCGCCGCAGCCGAACTGTGCAAGGACGGCGAGCCCATCATCATCAATGGCGGCACCACCACCTACCAGATGGTGCATTACCTGACCGGCCGCCGGCTCTCGGTCTTCACCAACAGCTTCGGCATCGCCGAATTCCTGATCCACAACTCGCGCAACTCGGTCGTCATCCCCGGCGGCACGGTCTATCGCGAGCAGAATGTCATCCTCTCGCCCTTTGGCGGCGTGGTGGCATCGCATTTCTACGCCAAGCGCATGTTCATCGGCTGCCAGGGGATCGGCGCGCACGGGCTGATGGAGGCCGACCCCATGGTCGTCCAGTCCGAGATGGGCCTGATCGGCCAGGCCGACGAACTGATCGTCTTGGCTGACTCATCGAAGTTTTCGGGGAGATCGAGCCTCATCCTGTGTGGGCTCGACCGGATATCCGCCGTCATAACTGACAGCGGCATTCGCGACGAAGACCGCCAGATGCTGGAAACGGCAGGTGTGCGGCTCATCGTGGCGGAAACAAGTGCTCTGGGCGACCGTCAAGCGACGGTTGCCTGA
- a CDS encoding ABC transporter permease: MTDTSLHRSLPNRLDNPLKSAVLSWESLLVVVVVAIFILNSFASPYFLNAWSLSDLTFNFTEKALIALAMALLIIAGEIDLSVAAIIALASTMMGLALQYGADTPTLVAVGVGIGILCGAFNGFLVTGLKLPSIVVTIGTMSLFRGIAFIILGDQSFKGYPATFSWFGQGYVWWVISFELVLFLVCALIYWVLLHRTNFGRRIFAIGNNDVAAKFSGVRVDRIKFILFCLTGLMSGIAAVLLTARLGSTRPSIAEGFELEAITMVVLGGVSILGGAGSILGVVLAALIVGLVTFGLGLLNVPGIVMTIFTGTLLIVVIALPILFRMWRQRA, from the coding sequence ATGACCGACACATCCCTCCACCGCTCGCTCCCCAACCGCCTCGACAACCCGCTCAAGTCCGCCGTGCTGAGCTGGGAATCGCTGCTCGTCGTCGTGGTCGTAGCGATCTTCATCCTCAATTCCTTCGCCTCGCCCTATTTCCTCAACGCCTGGAGCCTTTCCGACCTCACCTTCAACTTCACCGAGAAGGCGCTGATCGCGCTGGCCATGGCGCTGCTCATCATCGCAGGCGAGATCGATCTGTCGGTGGCTGCGATCATCGCGCTGGCCTCGACCATGATGGGCCTGGCGCTGCAATACGGCGCCGACACGCCAACACTGGTTGCCGTCGGCGTCGGTATCGGCATCCTCTGCGGCGCCTTCAATGGCTTCCTGGTGACCGGTCTCAAGCTGCCATCCATCGTGGTCACCATCGGTACCATGAGCCTCTTCCGCGGCATCGCCTTCATCATCCTTGGCGACCAGAGCTTCAAGGGTTATCCGGCGACCTTCTCCTGGTTCGGACAGGGCTATGTCTGGTGGGTGATCTCGTTCGAGCTGGTGCTGTTCCTCGTCTGTGCGCTCATCTACTGGGTGCTGCTGCATCGCACCAATTTCGGCCGCCGTATCTTCGCCATCGGCAATAACGACGTCGCTGCGAAATTCTCCGGCGTCCGCGTCGACCGCATCAAGTTCATCCTGTTCTGCCTCACGGGCCTGATGAGCGGCATTGCCGCCGTGCTGCTAACGGCCCGGCTCGGCTCGACCCGCCCGTCGATCGCCGAAGGCTTCGAGCTCGAGGCCATCACCATGGTAGTATTGGGCGGCGTATCCATCCTGGGCGGCGCCGGCTCCATCCTGGGCGTGGTGCTGGCGGCGCTGATCGTCGGCCTCGTCACCTTCGGCCTGGGCTTGCTCAACGTGCCCGGCATCGTCATGACCATTTTCACCGGCACGCTGCTGATCGTCGTGATCGCGCTGCCGATCCTGTTCCGCATGTGGAGGCAGCGCGCATGA
- the rhaM gene encoding L-rhamnose mutarotase, translated as MIEDGGYEKHAFKMQLNPGMAAEYRKRHDEIFPELVDLLHEAGVKDYSIHLDEETNILFGVLWRRKDHGMADLPNTAVMQRWWAHMADVMATNDKNEPIAVDLVPMFWMK; from the coding sequence ATGATCGAGGATGGCGGCTACGAGAAACACGCCTTCAAGATGCAGCTCAATCCGGGCATGGCCGCCGAATACCGGAAGCGCCATGACGAGATTTTCCCCGAGCTGGTCGACCTGCTGCATGAGGCCGGCGTGAAGGACTATTCGATCCACCTCGATGAAGAGACCAACATCCTCTTTGGCGTATTGTGGCGCCGCAAGGACCACGGCATGGCCGACCTGCCGAATACCGCCGTCATGCAGCGCTGGTGGGCCCATATGGCAGACGTGATGGCGACCAACGACAAGAACGAGCCGATCGCCGTCGACCTCGTGCCCATGTTCTGGATGAAGTGA